A stretch of DNA from Apis cerana isolate GH-2021 linkage group LG8, AcerK_1.0, whole genome shotgun sequence:
AttcgtttgaaattattcaatattttttatcatatgtccaaagggaaaaaaaaaattaaaaatttgaatcgtaATACCAAGGCTAGtatccttttataaaataattcacctGTTTACTCTGCGCTCAGagactttttcgaaaaaattcataaatcgtTTACAGATGGCTATAAAAGAAGTGACACTCGATTCCGAGGTACGAGGACCGATAATAGATGGGTGATAGTTTGCAATTCGGTTAAGAAGTTCGTTCAGGTTGTCAAGTAAACTGCCCGCGTAGAAACAAAGTcgcgaaaatttttgttgctTCGATGGTGGATGTGTATATCTCCACGTCACGGCtcgtaacattttatattgcgCTTTGATCAATTCCAGAGCATTCAGAGCTTTGCTATAAGCCAATAATTCGGTATCtgtttttgcatttttcattAGTTCTTCGTTACGTCTTATCAATCCTTCTACTTTTGTGCAAGCAGTGAGAAAAGCTCCATTTAAAACTGCAGCCGCTACCGTTGAACAATGtctaaaaagcataaaaataatgattttttaaaatataatatatataggataaaatttattaaataatctcaaaattaaaatggcAATTATGATTAAACTTTGTAGGTAAAtacagagaaaaaatatatgaaatcttaaattaatttcttttttaatttttttttaaaattaaaaatataatggtacacaataaagtaaaatatcatattttataaaaaaaaattttttacgtagtgataaattaatgaagaacaccgaaataaataataacatttaaaaaatcaccTAGAAACCAAACGCACGGTAGTGGCTACATCATGAAGAGGAAGTAATCGAAGAATCATTTCCAAAACTTCCGGCGGAAGCGTGTCCAACGCATAGCCATAataattctcttctttctGGAATTTTTCTTGATCTATTTGCGATTCTTGGTATTGATCGCATTTTATAATAGGTATTTTTGCTCGTTTATTCACATTCATTTAAAATGGAGGAAcattaaaaataggaaaagaaaTGGAGGATATAAATTGATGATATCCTTTGATGTTTGGCAGTCGATGCTACTTTgcgtattttttgtttttctcttctttcttttcgtcgTTATGATGTTGAATAACTAATTGAGTTTTCCTCGTTATTACATTACACTTTGATCTAATTAAAACGTTGCctttggataaaaatttaataaaattaaaaatgtcagACAAGGCAAAACAAAAGCGATATGCTGTTATCGTTTTAATCGAGTTCTTACTTCGAttcttattttacaatttttgtattacattttttcatatttttttttcacatcaattaaattttcaaattagtaaaattttcatattaatgaaAAGTAATGATAAtcattatcgaaaataataaatatttattttttataatgatttattttttttgatttattgatttattagagTCATATATGTACAGCTTGTATGTCATTTTTATGTTGAGATTGTCTTTGGTTTATCTAATCtgtatatttcaagaaataatatacagtttgtttaattattgacacaaaaaa
This window harbors:
- the LOC107996948 gene encoding uncharacterized protein LOC107996948 isoform X1 yields the protein MNVNKRAKIPIIKCDQYQESQIDQEKFQKEENYYGYALDTLPPEVLEMILRLLPLHDVATTVRLVSRHCSTVAAAVLNGAFLTACTKVEGLIRRNEELMKNAKTDTELLAYSKALNALELIKAQYKMLRAVTWRYTHPPSKQQKFSRLCFYAGSLLDNLNELLNRIANYHPSIIGPRTSESSVTSFIAICKRFMNFFEKVSERRVNR